AGAGCCTGCGCAAGTACAAGGAGGCACTGCTTGGTGCTGTCACCGTGACTGCAGGTGAGCCCTAGGACATGGCTATGCCTCAACCAAACCAGAGCTCCGTCAGTCACCTCCAGCCtcatccctgctcctgcctgggagcTGTTCTCCTCCCAGCTCTTTGCGCTTTGGCcggagcacagccaggagcaTAAAGGCCTGTTTCTGCACTCCCCTGGGCTGATCTCTGGCCCTTGGAATAAGGCACAGGGACTGAAGGGTGGCACGCTCTGCCTCTGGAGGGGGATGCTCTTGGGGAGACTGTGGGCTGGGCCTGACACAGCAGGGAGCCCATACCTTCACTGAGGGGGATGTTGTTCTCACTGGTTTTCTTGCTCTTTGAAGAAGTGccctggaaggaaaaggagttgTGTTGATTGGTGTCAGGGATGGGTGTTTAACAgcctttttgcttgttttctagATCCCAATGCTCCAAATGTGGTGGTGACCAAGCTGACTTTGGTCTGCGCTACTGCTCCTGGCCCTCTGGAGCTGGACCTGACAGGTGAGCTTCTTGCCCTTCTCCCAGGTCAAAGCTGGCTTGGTGTGGAGCCTGGCAGAAGGCCCCGCAGGAGCATGGCTGGTGTGGTGGCCAAGCCCTTCTATGTCTGAAATGCCCCTGTGCTGGATGCAGGGTAAGGTGCCTGGGCCCCCGGAGGGTTCTGTGCTCTGAGCCCGGCAGCTGTGTCCCCTGTTGCAGCAGAAGGCCCTCCTGCTTCCACTCCCTTGCCAGCCTTAGTTTTTTAGAGGTgtgagctgccagctgggggaGCCAGCTGTCCTCCAGCCTGCGCAGTAACGCTAATGGCAGCTTCGAGATGGTGACAGCCTTGGAGCAAACATCTACAAAGGAACATTCTTGAATCAACTGCATTGCTGCACTGCAGTGTCCTTTGGCAGGGCATCGCTCGCCCACCTCGGGTAGCATGGGCAGTGCAGCAAGGAGGGTCCTGTCATGCAAAAACAAAAGGATGAACTGTGTGCTGTCCAGGCAGTAAGGGTCATCCTCTGCTACTGCAGATACTGTCCTGATCACCTCTTGCGACTTAAATTTGCCCCAGAACACTATACAAAGAGAGTCTGAGCAACCCTATCCCTTCTTTGTAGGTGACCTGGAGAGCTTCAAGAAGCAAGCGTTTGTGCTGAAGGAGGGTGTGGAATACCGGATAAAAATCTCCTTTAGGGTAAGAATTCAGATCTGAAAGCTGAAGAACGAGTGGAACACCAGACTGCTGCAGTCCCAGCATAGGGCGTGCCTGAGTCCCAAAAAGTGGTGTGGTGGAGGAAATTGTCTGCTACTGTGGGTGGGCTAGGCAGTGTGTCTCAGAGATGTCTTCTACAGTCCTTGCTTGTCTCCCTGCAGGTTAACAGGGAGATTGTGTCAGGGTTGAAGTACATTCAGCACACGTTCCGGAAAGGCGTGAAAAGTAAGTGCTTCTCTGTGACTGGGGTGCTGCTTTGTGTGAGGGCTTTCTGGCTCTTTCCACTGCGGTGATGGGGGCTCGCCTGCTGGTGCCCCAACAGCTCATAATGGCAAGAGACGGTCTTCAGTCGTCTCTGTGCCGCTGAGCCTGTGGTGATGTGCAAAGGCTCCTGAGTCTGCTGCAGGGTGGCAGCCTGCAGTCCTGGCTGCACCTGCACCTCTGGGCTTGATGCGTAATCCCTGCCGGAGTGTGGCTGTGAACAGGTCACTGCTGACAGCAGTGCTAGTGGGGGGGGAACGCTCCCAGCAGGAGGAGCTGTTCCTGGAGTGAACAGAGCTGTTAATACAGGTGACATTCTTGTTCTCACAGCTCCTCTGTGGATTGTTGTAGCAGGAACAGACCTTTCGTTTGCTTTATAGCCTTGTCCCAAATGCAGGGGAGGCTCTTAAACAGCCTCCATGcacctcttttttctccttctagtTGACAAGACTGAATACATGGTTGGGAGCTATGGCCCCCGAGCAGAGGAGTATGAGTTTCTGACCCCCATGGAAGAAGCCCCTAAGGGCATGCTGGCCCGGGGCAGCTACAACATCAAATCCAAGTTCACAGATGATGATAAGACTGACCACCTGTCCTGGGAGTGGAACCTGACCATCAAGAAGGATTGGAAGGACTAGCCCTTCCCAAGGCCAAACCCCAGAGAGCGTGAATCAGACAGTGGCTACCGTAGAAATCCCCCCCTGTACCAAAGTGCTGACATTGGAACCCTCTTACCCTTCACCCCCTGTTATAATTTGACCAGAGAGCTCAGTTGTGTAAtgtgccccctccccagagAATCGCTGAGTGCATTGACCAAACCGTGCTGTCTGCATCTGGTCTCCAGCTGCCCGTCCCAGGGCCATGCTGTCCCAGCGCAGAGGTGGGAGCGCTTGCTCCCTCAGCAGgccctttgctgcttctcacctGCCTTTATTCGGGTAGGTGCTGAAGGGGAGAGACTCCTATGTTCTGTGTAGGATCCTCTGCTTGGCTTTCCTGTGCACAGCTCAGGGTAACTACTGCCTCCAAGTAGCTGAAGAACTTTGATGCCAGGCAGCTATCGAATCCGTTTGTTGGCTAAAATCATGTCCAGCCCGCCCCTTCCACCCCGTCAGTGTCCTGGGAACGCTGGCAGCTTCATTTGTGGATGTTCCCTGTAACCATGATGCCTTAATGTGTAACATGTATCCTCTAGGGAGGGGGCCCTGCCCTTGTTACACTTTTTAAATGCCACCCACCCTCCCCCTGTTTGTTGGCATGGCACTCATCTTGGTCACGCCCCTCATGGGTTATTAGGAAAGATTCACAACTTCCCGCTTTGCTGCTGGTCCGTTCTTCACCCGAGACGGGACATCTCCAGAGGGGAGGGTGGTGTGATATCCTGGGTGACGCCTGGCCACCCCTCCCAGTGTCCAGAGAGCTGGCCTGGCAGGACCCCTGGCCCTGTTTGCGTAGAGCTCCGAACTCTCTGGCAGCCTCAGAGCCTCCGAGGCATAGAGGGGGCTGCAAGGCAGGTGGGTGCGGGAGTCACCAGTGTTGCCATCACCTCACACTTCTCATTGCAGCCAAGGTAGctgcaaagcactgaaattcCAGGACAGCACCTGCCCTCCTGGCTGTTTTGGGCTGAGGATGGACTAgtctgtttctgcagctgctctcCTGATGCGATCAACAAAGAGCTTGCAATGGACAAGCATTCAGAAGCGGTTAATGCCTTATGTATCTGTTCTGCCTTTAAAATCTGTGCCTGGCCTGTCAGTATTTATTGCCTTGACACTCGACTCCCCTGCCCCGTGCCCGTAGCAGACCCCTGCAGCACGCCAGCCTGCCACCCACGGCTGCACTGACACGGCGTTCGGGGCGCAGGAGCCCTCGGGGGCCCGTGAACCCCTGAGGGCTGGGCAGGCACGTTCCAGCTCCACAGCCCTCTTATTTGGATCCTACCACGTTGAGGTCGTATTAGAACTGGGACCAAGTACATGTGGCTTTCTCGTAGCTACGTCTTTGCCTCTAACTCTCCCTTGCCCTGCCCCTAGAGAGATTTTTGTTAATTTGATTTGGTGCATATTGTCTGTAAATCCTAGACCCGGGTTAACAGGTTTGGAATCATCGTCTGCTTCTCCTTTTATGAcagttaaataaaatctttgaaCTGACTGTCTGTTGTCcattctgcttctgttctggaACTTCCTGGTTCTGGGTCTTTGGCAGGAAGTGGCAGAACTTCTGTTCCACAGGTGATTTCTGCAAACACCTGGGGTGGGAGAAGACCAGAATCCCTGGGCCTGCTGAGTTGTGAAACAGGGGATCTGGGACAGCCCTTGCTAGAGGAGAAAAGGCAAGAGGCCCTCGTTGTACTGTGTCCTTTGCTGCTCTTGGGGGTTTGTCTTCAAGATCTGTCCCTTGCTGTTCACTCTGTTCTGCGTGCCCTGCAGTATGAGGGATGAGAAGGGTGTGGGGAAGTGAAAATAGTGGGTCTCAGAGGTAGTGAAGTTGGAGGTGGGGGGTGTCTCCTGACAGCTgaggagcaggtgggttccaAGCATCTGGCCTGCCTGCGTTGTGCCTACTCCAGCTGCAAGTATGAAGTGAAATTCCTGCACAGCCAGAAGAATgagggaggcagaggcagaacagAATCCAGGAGAGGCGATGTGTGATAAGAGCCTGCAGATGTTTACAGAGCATGTGGCATGTTTGTGTTAAGGATAAGAAAAGTGTCGCCGGGAAAAGCTCTTCACAGAATCTACAGCACTACAGAAGCTGTAGAGGAGATGGTTCGGCCCTGCTTGTGGTCTAGAAGACTCACGATGGTAATGGAGAACTTGGAATGCAAGAGGGAAACTACTGAGCTAACAGCACAGGCCCCCTTTCTCCTTGGATCCAGGAAAGCTGCTGCGCTTCCAGATGCCACAGCTAAAGGAAACAATGCAACTCTGAAACTGCAAGAAAGTGCAAGGGCTGAAGTGAAGCACCCTCAGCCAGGCAGGAGCCGCCTGCCTGCCCCGGCGAGGAGCAGGCGTGTGGCCGGTGCCTGCCAGAGCCTGCTCCAGGAGGCACGATTCGCTTGTGCTGCTCCCCGCTGTAAGCTGCACCCAGCCGCCTGCCCCCGCAGCACGGGGACGGGAAGGGCAGTGCCAAAGCAGGAGCTCGGAGCAGGCGTCACCCTCTGTCATGTCGGTTAGAGTGAGCCCAGACGTGCTGATAAAGTGAACAAAGGCCCTCCTTGTGCTGGCCCCCAACAGCCGCTCTGTGGGCAGTTAAGTGTCGGGGTGAGAATCTCGTCTGATGCAATCTCCAGCTCTTTGGCAAGTCTTGCCAAACTCTGGACGTTGGCGTTTCTGTTAGATCGTTTGCGCGATGGTGGGATGCCCGGGGAGGGGTACGCAGGACGACTGCGACTTGCTGTAACTCCAGGGACCTAAGGGCTGCAGTGGTGATTCACTGCCCGTGTTTTCTCCTGAACGTGGTGCCTGCTGCAGGGTAACAGGCTGGGCTCTCCCACCTGGCAGCCGAGCCCAGGAGCACACACAGGCACCAGCAGCCCAAGGGATGCGAGGCTCTGGTCACGGGCTGGGCAGGACTTGGTGGCGGCATGGGCCAGATGATTCTCACTACTTGTGGCTTCCAAGGAAAAGCCTCAGCCCCTTCTGGGAGATGCACCTCATGAACCCTGGGCCAAAGCTTGCCCAAGAGCAGTCTGGGCTGCTTTTCTAGTCAGGTGCCTGTTTGTGCTGCAGTAGCTCAGTCTGACACAGCAGCTGCCTCGAAGTGTCAGAACTGCAGCTCCGCGAGCGTGGCAGCTTTCACCTGCATCTACCAAAAAGCAGCCAGGGAGAACTGAggctgaggaggaagggagaactTGTGAATTAATGTCTTGCAGTGCTGGAGAGCCCTGGGTGTGGGCCTGGGCCAGCTGTGCTGGCGGCTGGTGGGTGTAGAAGTGACACACCACCCCAGCAGGGAGCAAGACACCAGAGGCGACGTGCTGCCACCATAGTGTGCAGGCGGTGCCCTATCTGTGCAGCTTTTCTTTGGCAGGCACTGCCACGCAGGGATATTTAAAGGgatttaaaggggaaaaaaaaaaaaaaagagaaccgTACTCTGTTCATGGGGTGCTGGAAAGCAGGCACAAGGACACCACACTCAGCGGTGGCAGGATCTCCAGCcagcaataaaaacaagaacaagaGTGTTGTGGCACCTGCAAGGTGTAGGTGAGCATTGCCTGCCTCACCAGAGGTGCTGAGCACACATACCGGTGGCCCAGCACCGCGCTAGGCCCTGCTGCCCCTGCTGATGCGTGGCGCGCTCACTGTTTCACTCAGTGCAGCTGCACTGTCAAAAATCTCACTGGACTCTTTCTGGGCCCAAGAAAGGCATCCAGTTCTGCACCCAGCAAAAGCTCCTGAATGGACAACTGCTCCTCACAACACTCACAGAACAGGTTACCTGTGGAGAACCGGTGGGGCACCTCACTCAGAACACCGCTGGCCTGGGCACTGAGCCCAGCCCCTGCagggggaagcaggaggagagcaaagaacggcagctctgctttgcaggcagccacTGAGCTGGCAAATCAGCAGGGTGCGGCTGGGGAGCCTGGACCAagcctgtccctgctccagcacttATCAGCCGGGCAGCCTGCGTGTACAGCAGGTGCACATAGTAACCCCGCCGGTACCCCGGCACTAGCAGGGCGAACACCGCAGCCAAAGGCCGGCTGCTCTCTGCCCGGCAACGCAGGggctctccttccccagccgaGCTCCAGGAGCAACTGGGACCCAATGACTGATTCTTGCGCTGCATCAGGAGATGCCAGAGCAAAGCAGGGAGAGTCGTGTGACGGGGTTTTCTCCTGCCACGGTCACAGGACTCATCTTTTGTGGGTCCCTTAGCAGGCACCACACAGAACTACCTGTCTGAACAAGAGCCTTCTCGCGACAGACTCCTGCTCggtctgggggggggacgacgacaaCGACAAGATGCCCCCTGTGCCCTGCCTCGAGCATGCCATCGCACAGCTGTCTTCTCTGTAAGGGACAGCGTGTGCCAAGTCCGAGAACCCCCACCCGCCTCCAGCGGGACCCGAACGCTGCGCCGAGCTCCCACCGTTCCCTGCTGTCCATCTCCAGGgccggcgaggctgcagcgAAACCGAATGGGGCCTCCCCGCGCCACAGCGGTGCCTGGTGCCCTATGCCAGACAGGGGCCTGGCCCGGGGAGGGGAGCTCGGGGCTGCGGATAATGGGGCAGCACTGCTGCCGTGATGCCGAGCGACTGCTGCCCCGCGCCCACCGCACGCTCCTGTGGtgcgggcccgggcccggccctaAGAGCTGGCTGGTGCCCGGGGGGCGGATAACGGGGCCGGGGCCTCGCCCCGACCTCCACCCCACGGCCTCACGCGCCATAACGTGTCCTGCAACGTCACGTGCCCCGCGGACTTTTCCCTCCGCCCGCGGCGGAAGAGCCCCTTTCCCCTTCCGGGCCGGGTCAAAGGGCGGTGGCCGCGGCCCAGTCAGAATCCACCACGCGCGCCTGGCCGCGCGCACGCGCAGTGcccgcccgccggggccgcccgaGTGCCACGTTCGAGGGCAGGCGGCCGcgcgaggcggcggcgctgaCCAATCGCGGACGACGCTGCGGGGAAAGGGTCCAATGGCGGCCCGCGGGAGGGGAGCGAGGTCGGCGGCCAacccgcggcggcgggcggagggCGGTGCCCGGCCCGCCGTCGAATAGGAGCCGCGCGGCGGCCCGGACGGCGGGCCCGAGCCAATGGCCGGCAGCGGCGGCGCGGCGCAGCGCGGCCAATGGGGGCGCGGCGGTGGCCGGGGGAGGCGGGTTTATAAGCGGAGGCGGCGCCGCGGCCGCACGCCCGGCCCGTCCCGTCCCGACCCGCCGCCATCAGCGTCCATGGCGGGGCTCCGCGCTATCGCGGCgctgctctgcctcctcctgccgccGTCCGCCGCGgccctggaggaggaggacggcGTCCTGGTGCTGCGCGCCGCCTCCTTCGAGGAGGCGCTGGCGGCGCACCGCTACCTGCTCGTCGAGTTCTGTGagcggggccgggaccggggccgggtgggggggccgcgccgcgggAGCGCTGGGCCGGGAGGAGCGAGCGAGCGGGCTGGCGGGGGccgggaggggaagggggtggagGTGCTGAGGGATCGGGCTGCCCCGGTCCGCGGGGGGGCGGCCGCTGCCGGTGGCTGTGCGGGGCTGGGCTCGGCCAGAAGGCCGCCgaggcggtgggggggggggggaggatgggcTGCCGGGCTCGGGGTGCGGGTTCTGCGCCGCCCTCGGCCCTGCCCCATGCCCGCTGGCGGGGCTCCCTgagcccggggggggctgcgggagcgTCGTGCCCGGGAACGGGGGGGGCTCCGGCTGACGCCCCGTCCCGCAGACGCCCCGTGGTGCGGGCACTGCAAAGCCCTGGCGCCCGAGTACGCGAAGGCGGCGGCAAAGCTGAAGGCAGAGGGTTCGGAGATCCGGCTGGCCAAGGTGGACGCCACAGAGGAGTCGGAGCTGGCGCAGCAGTTTGGCGTGCGTGGCTACCCCACCATCAAGTTCTTCAGGAACGGTGACAAGGCCGCTCCCAAGGAGTACACAGGTGAGCCGGGGTGGCAGGCCACCCAGGTGCAGAGGGCAATGACGTGGCAGCGGGTCCTTGCACCTGGTCCTTGTGCTCCCTTGTGTGTGCTGGTGTGGCTGGACAAGGTCCACTGTGACGGCGACCCATGGAGCGGAGCGAGAGGGGGAACGGCACTGCAGCGGGTGTGCTCCGGAGGGCTGTTGTGCTTGGGGTGTCGAGGAATGGGTCAACCTTCAGCAGGCTTTCTCACCTAAAGCTGAGGAAAGCCCTGATATGAGCTGAAGTGCATGGAATTGTTTTTGCGtaggaaagcaaagcaatccAAGCTTGACGTGTTACTTGACTTGAGCAATGTAGCGCCCAGAATTGAAAAAATGCTTGGGCGGTTGGGTAAAGAGGCAAACACAAGATGTAAGACAGAGCTGCAAGGAAGAGCAAGACAAGCATAATTCAGCTAAACCAAGCCACACTGTGCTGGATGCTGAGGGTAACATCCAGAATACcaattttgaaaggaaaaggtgatacatttgcatgaaaaatgtTAGTATCTCAGAGAAGTGCTGTATTGCTTCTCCAAGTTTAAGAACGTGCTTGGGCTAGGAAGCAAGAGAAGGATGGATTCCCGAGAGCCCTTGTACCTTGACTTAACAATTAGGGATTAGCTTAATTACACTaggagtgaaaggaaaagagttGCGTAAAAGATATCTTGATTCTTCCCGACCTCTTGGCCAGCTGTTGAACAGTCTATCTCAAAGCTTAGGGGTTTTGTGTTCTTAAACTGAGTCGGGGGAAAAAGTGAATTGATGTTCTTATCTTTCTGGTGTAGCTGGCAGAGAAGCAGATGACATTGTCAGCTGGCTGAAGAAGCGCACTGGCCCGGCTGCAACTACCTTGACGgacactgctgcagcagagacatTAGTGGATTCCAGTGAAGTGGTTGTGATTGGTTTCTTCAAGGTAGAGTTTGTGCTTCTGTTTGAGAAGCTCTTGCGT
This region of Buteo buteo chromosome 13, bButBut1.hap1.1, whole genome shotgun sequence genomic DNA includes:
- the ARHGDIA gene encoding rho GDP-dissociation inhibitor 1 yields the protein MAEQEPTAEQLAQIAAENEEDEHSVNYKPPAQKSIQEIQELDKDDESLRKYKEALLGAVTVTADPNAPNVVVTKLTLVCATAPGPLELDLTGDLESFKKQAFVLKEGVEYRIKISFRVNREIVSGLKYIQHTFRKGVKIDKTEYMVGSYGPRAEEYEFLTPMEEAPKGMLARGSYNIKSKFTDDDKTDHLSWEWNLTIKKDWKD